The Blautia luti nucleotide sequence GTGGAAGTGATCCTGAAATTTACAGAACTTTTCTGTACAGAGGAAACGCAGATCCTGATCGATCCGGTTATGGGAGACCAGGGAGCAGTTTATAAAACTTACTCATCAGCCTTATGTGAAAAAATGCGTACTCTTGTGAGAAAAGCAGATGTGATCACTCCCAATCTGACAGAAGCTCTTCTTCTTTTATACGGAGAAGAGGAGATGAAAAAAAGAATGAAAAGCTATGCCGGAATGAAGCGGGAACAGATGCTTGAAGAAATCCGGCAGATTGGTAAAACACTGGCAGGAGAATTTGATCTGAATTCCCTTGTGATCACAGGTGTGGATGTGGAAGAGGAAGACGGTATCCTGAAAATGGGAAATCTTGTGGTGGAAAACGGGGAAACCCGGTGGTTCTTTTCCATTAAAGAAGGAGGTAGTTATTCCGGAACAGGAGATTTGTTCGCATCTGTCCTGAGTGCGGGAATGGTAAAGGGAATTTCCATGAAGGTATGTGTGGAGAAAGCTATTGCATTTCTTTCCGGCGGGATCCACGATGCGGTGGTGGAAGGAACAGACCGCAATGATGGGATCTGCTTTGAGAAATATCTTGGTATGCTAACCGATCTGTAAGATTGGGAAATAAAAAGAGGAGGGATTTATTATGTCCGAAATAACATCAGCAAAAGAAAATGCGCAGAGCACAAGTACTGTAAAGAAGATCACGGCCACAGCAGTTATGGCTGCCCTGACTACTTTGATGACAGCCTATATTTTCCATATTCCGGTGGGAGTAAATGGCGGCTATGTTCATCTGGGCGATACCATGATCTATCTTGCAGCAGCATTTCTGCCTCTGCCTTATGCCTGTGCGGCGGGAGCCATCGGAGGAGGACTGGCTGACCTTCTGACAGCACCGGTATGGGCTCCGGCAACTATTATTATCAAAATGCTGATCTGTCTTCCGTTTTCTTCCAAAGGAAAGAAACTGGTGACTAAGAGAAATGTGATCGCATTGTTTCTTGCATTTATGATCTCAGCAACAGGATATTATGTAGCAGAGGGAATCATGTTTGGATTTACTGCTTCTTTCTTTACATCTGTCAGCGGAAGTATCGTACAGTCAGGTGGAAGTGCCATTATGTTTGTGATCATCGGTACTGCACTGGACAAGATCGGATTTAAGACCAATATTGCGAAA carries:
- a CDS encoding pyridoxamine kinase produces the protein MKKIAVIHDLSGLGKCSLTAAIPVISAMGVQACPLPTAVLSNQTGYGSFFWDDYTDRMEQIMKEWKKMDFRPDGLYTGFLAGDEQVEVILKFTELFCTEETQILIDPVMGDQGAVYKTYSSALCEKMRTLVRKADVITPNLTEALLLLYGEEEMKKRMKSYAGMKREQMLEEIRQIGKTLAGEFDLNSLVITGVDVEEEDGILKMGNLVVENGETRWFFSIKEGGSYSGTGDLFASVLSAGMVKGISMKVCVEKAIAFLSGGIHDAVVEGTDRNDGICFEKYLGMLTDL
- a CDS encoding TIGR04002 family protein → MSEITSAKENAQSTSTVKKITATAVMAALTTLMTAYIFHIPVGVNGGYVHLGDTMIYLAAAFLPLPYACAAGAIGGGLADLLTAPVWAPATIIIKMLICLPFSSKGKKLVTKRNVIALFLAFMISATGYYVAEGIMFGFTASFFTSVSGSIVQSGGSAIMFVIIGTALDKIGFKTNIAK